Proteins from one Halovivax limisalsi genomic window:
- a CDS encoding adenosylhomocysteinase yields the protein MSTYPRISDQLDDVADAVEEGRRKMEWARQHMPIMEAVREDFEADQPLAGERIAMAMHVEAKTAILVETLAKGGAEVAVTGCNPLSTHDDVSAALDDVDNITSYAKREVDDEAYYAAIEATLDVEPTITVDDGMDLVAAIHEDRPDLIDSIVGGCEETTTGVHRLRAMAADGALEYPVFAVNDTPMKRLFDNVHGTGESSLASLAMTTNLSWAGKDVVVAGYGYCGKGVAKKASGQNANVIVTEVEPRRALEAHMEGYDVMPMAEAAEVGDVFLTTTGNRDVIVREHFERMQDGVLLANAGHFDVEIDLDALDDLAADRYEARDGVEAFELDDGRRLNVVAEGRLVNLAAPVSLGHPVEVMDQSFGVQAVAVRELLEREYAEAYEPGVHDVPDALDREIAEIKLAAEGVDFDSMTDAQRDYVDSWDHGT from the coding sequence ATGAGTACGTATCCGCGGATATCCGACCAGCTCGACGACGTCGCCGACGCCGTCGAGGAGGGCCGCCGGAAGATGGAGTGGGCGCGCCAGCACATGCCGATCATGGAGGCCGTCAGGGAGGACTTCGAGGCCGACCAGCCCCTGGCTGGCGAGCGCATCGCGATGGCGATGCACGTCGAGGCGAAGACGGCCATTCTCGTCGAGACGCTGGCCAAGGGCGGCGCGGAGGTCGCCGTCACGGGTTGCAACCCGCTGTCGACCCACGACGACGTCTCCGCCGCGCTGGACGACGTCGACAACATCACCAGCTACGCCAAACGCGAGGTCGACGACGAGGCGTACTACGCCGCGATCGAGGCGACGCTCGACGTCGAGCCCACGATCACCGTCGACGACGGGATGGACCTCGTCGCCGCGATCCACGAGGACCGCCCCGACCTGATCGATTCGATCGTCGGCGGCTGCGAGGAGACGACGACCGGCGTCCACCGCCTGCGCGCGATGGCCGCCGACGGCGCCCTGGAGTACCCCGTCTTCGCGGTCAACGACACGCCGATGAAGCGCCTGTTCGACAACGTCCACGGCACCGGCGAGTCCTCGCTGGCCTCGCTGGCCATGACGACGAACCTCTCGTGGGCCGGCAAAGACGTCGTCGTCGCGGGCTACGGCTACTGCGGGAAGGGCGTCGCGAAGAAGGCCAGCGGCCAGAACGCGAACGTCATCGTCACCGAGGTCGAGCCCCGCCGCGCCTTGGAGGCCCACATGGAGGGCTACGACGTCATGCCGATGGCCGAGGCCGCAGAAGTGGGCGACGTCTTCCTCACCACGACGGGCAACCGGGACGTCATCGTTCGCGAGCACTTCGAGCGCATGCAGGACGGCGTCCTGCTCGCCAACGCGGGCCACTTCGACGTCGAGATCGACCTCGACGCGCTCGACGACCTCGCCGCGGATCGCTACGAGGCCCGAGACGGCGTCGAGGCCTTCGAACTGGACGACGGCCGCCGCCTCAACGTCGTCGCGGAGGGCCGGCTGGTCAACCTCGCCGCGCCCGTCTCCCTGGGCCACCCGGTCGAGGTCATGGACCAGAGCTTCGGCGTCCAGGCCGTGGCGGTTCGCGAACTCTTAGAACGCGAGTACGCGGAGGCGTACGAGCCCGGCGTCCACGACGTCCCCGACGCGCTCGACCGCGAGATCGCCGAGATCAAGCTGGCGGCCGAA